GCCTGGGTGAGCTGGAACCCCCCGATGGGCCGCCCGAACTGCTCCCGGCTCCTGGCGTAGTCGACGGCGGCCTCGAAACAGGCCCGCGCCGCCCCCATCGCCCCCCACACGATCCCGTACCGCGCGTGCGACAGACAGCTGAGCGGTCCCCGCAGCCCCCTCACCTCCGGCAGCACCGCATCGGCGGGCAGCCGCACGTCGTCCAGCACCAGCTCGCTGGTGACGCTCGCCCGCAGCGACCACTTGTGCTTGATCTCGGGCGCCGAGAACCCGGGGGCGTCCGTGGGCACGACGAACCCGCGGATCCCGTCCTCGGTCTGCGCCCACACCACGGCCACGGAGGCGACGGACCCGTTGGTGATCCACATCTTGCGCCCGCTCAGCACCCAGTCGCCGCCGTCCCGCTTGGCGTACGTCCGCATGGAGGCCGGGTCGGACCCGTGGTCGGGCTCGGTCAGCCCGAAGCACCCGATGACGTCCCCGGAGGCCATCGGGGGCAGCCACCGCTGCTTCTGTTCCTCGGAGCCGAACCGGTGGATGGCGTACATGGCCAGCGAGCCCTGCACGGACACCAGCGACCGGATCCCGGAGTCCGCGGCCTCCAGCTCCAGACAGGCGAGCCCGTACTGGACGGCACTGGCCCCCGCGCACCCGTAGCCGCTGAGCGACATGCCGAGGGCCCCGATTCCCCCGAGCTCCTTCGCCAGCTCCCGGATGCCCGGCAGCTCCCCCGCCTCGTACCACTCGGCCACGTGCGGCAGCACGCGATCCGCCGCCCATCTGCGCACGGTGTCCCGGACGGCCAGGTCCTCGGGCTCCAGCAGGTCGTCGATCCCGAGCGGATCGGACGGGTCGAAGGGGGGCAACTTCGGGGACACGGGCATCCTCCGGGCAGCTCAAACTAGCACCGCTAGTCACGGACTGGGGGTGACGTTACGACGGGAGGACCCACGGAGCAACCACCCGCGGGCCGCCGACGGCGATCAACCCCGGCGGGCGACGTCCACCTCCGAACGCAGGCGCACGGCTGGTGCGTGGCCGGCGGACCCGGCACCGGCACGAGGCGACGGCACCTCGACAGCCACGTCGGCCTCACACTGCATCACCCGGGGCAATCGCAGAGCCATCACCGCCCCCAGAAGCAGCAACCCCGCGCTCACCAGCAGCGTCGCGTGCAGCCCGTGCACGAAGCTGTCCCGGGCCGCCCGCCGCAGGGCGACTCCCGCGGGCCCGCCGAGCTCCCCGGCCACGTCGTACGCCTCGCCCAGCGAGTGCCCGGCGGCCGCCGAAGCCGAAGCCGGCACGCCCGGCACGGCGGACAACCCGGGCGTGTACGCCGCGTTCATGACGCTGCCCAGCAGCGCGATGCCGATCCCCGCCCCGAGCTGGTACGACGTCTCACCGATCGCCGCCGCGCCCCCGGCCTGCTCCGGCGGCGCCTCGCTCAGCATGGACTCGTACGCCCCGAACAGCGTCGTCTCCAGCCCGAATCCCAGCAGCACGAACCCGGCCAGCATCAGCGGGGCGTTGTCCTCCCGCCCCATCGCCGTCAGCACCACGACCGCCAGCGCGGTCAGGCAGAAACCCGCGCAGACCATTCGCCGCGGCCCGAACCGGCGCAGCATCCGCGCCCCGAACAGCCCGGCCGCCATCGCCGCCACGGTCAGCGGCACCAGCCTGAGCCCCGTCTGCAGCGGCGACAGCCCGAGCACCAGCTGCAGGTACTGCGCGGCGATCAGCTCCAGCCCCACCAGGGCGAGCATCGCCAGCACGATGCACCCGACCGACGTACTGAACGCCGGCCGCGCGAACATCCGCAGGTCCACCAGGGGATGCCTGCGCCGCCGCTGCCGCCGTACGAACAGCGCGAGCAGTGCCAGGCCCGCCACGAGCGGCACCACGGTGAGCACACTGCCGGCCGGCTCCCCGCCGCCCAGCCGCTTCACCGCGAGCACCGTCCCGAACAGCCCGGCCGCGGCCATCAGCGCGCCGAGTACGTCCCAGGGACCGTCCCCGCTGCCCGTCGACTCGGGCAGCAGCATGCGCCCCACCGGCAGGCTGACCAGCATCAACGGGATGTTGACCAGGAACACCGACCCCCACCAGTAGTGCTCCAGGAGGAAACCGCCGAGCAGCGGCCCGACCGCCGCGCCGACCGCGGCCACCGCACTCCAGATGCCGATGGCGAGCGCCCGTTCACGCCGGTCGGGGAAGACCTGGCGCAGGATCGACAGCGTCGCGGGCATGATCATCGCGCCGCCGACACCGAGCAGCGCCCGCGCCAGGATCAGCACCTGCGGATCATGGGCGACGGCGGCCAGGGCGGAGGCGACGCCGAACAGGGCGTACCCGAGCAGCAGGATCCGTCTGCGGCCCACCCGGTCGCCGAGGGTGCCGAAGAGGATCAGCAGCGCGGCGCAGACGAGCGGGTAGGTGTCGACGATCCAGAGCAGTTCTATCGCGCTGGGCTTGAGGTCCTCGGTGACGGCGGGCACCGCCACGTGCAGCACCGTCGCGTCGACCGCGACCAGCAGCAGGCTGGTGCAGAGGACCACGAGGACGACCCAGCGGTTGGCACCGGCCCCGGCCGCCCGACGGCGCAGCCCGACGGCAGCCGTGGTCGTCCCGGACATGTACGTACCTCCCAGATGTTCCCTCGCGTTCGGCGGGCTCGCGGGAGCGGGGGACCTCCCGCGACTCGGCCGGAGAGGAGCGGTGGTCTCCGGCCCGCGCAACGACTGGCGAGTGACACGTCAGCGTACGCGAGTCCGTGGCGGGGTCGCGTGGCGGACCTCTCATCCACATGGCGCAACGATGTGGCGTGTGCCACTACTGCCCCTCGGACCACGTCGGGACCGGCGGCCCGGTTCCGGCGTCCGTCGATAATCGAGCCCGTGACCGATCTTGTGACACGCGTGGCACCCGCGTGGCTGCGGCGCGCGGCCCCGGCCCTGCTCGGGTACGCGGCCGTCCGCGCCCTCGGCCTGCTCGTGCTGGCTCTGTGGAGCGCCGCGCGCGACAAGAGCGCGTACACCCTGCTGACCGCCCGCTGGGACTCCCTCTGGTACACCCGGGTCGCCGAGCTGGGCTACGGCTACGAGGTGCGCCTGCCGAACGGCGACGTGCAC
This region of Streptomyces chromofuscus genomic DNA includes:
- a CDS encoding acyl-CoA dehydrogenase family protein produces the protein MPVSPKLPPFDPSDPLGIDDLLEPEDLAVRDTVRRWAADRVLPHVAEWYEAGELPGIRELAKELGGIGALGMSLSGYGCAGASAVQYGLACLELEAADSGIRSLVSVQGSLAMYAIHRFGSEEQKQRWLPPMASGDVIGCFGLTEPDHGSDPASMRTYAKRDGGDWVLSGRKMWITNGSVASVAVVWAQTEDGIRGFVVPTDAPGFSAPEIKHKWSLRASVTSELVLDDVRLPADAVLPEVRGLRGPLSCLSHARYGIVWGAMGAARACFEAAVDYARSREQFGRPIGGFQLTQAKLADMAVELHKGILLAHHLGRRMDAGRLRPEQVSFGKLNNVREAIDICRTARTVLGANGISLEYPVMRHATNLESVLTYEGTVEMHQLVLGKALTGLDAFR
- a CDS encoding MFS transporter encodes the protein MSGTTTAAVGLRRRAAGAGANRWVVLVVLCTSLLLVAVDATVLHVAVPAVTEDLKPSAIELLWIVDTYPLVCAALLILFGTLGDRVGRRRILLLGYALFGVASALAAVAHDPQVLILARALLGVGGAMIMPATLSILRQVFPDRRERALAIGIWSAVAAVGAAVGPLLGGFLLEHYWWGSVFLVNIPLMLVSLPVGRMLLPESTGSGDGPWDVLGALMAAAGLFGTVLAVKRLGGGEPAGSVLTVVPLVAGLALLALFVRRQRRRRHPLVDLRMFARPAFSTSVGCIVLAMLALVGLELIAAQYLQLVLGLSPLQTGLRLVPLTVAAMAAGLFGARMLRRFGPRRMVCAGFCLTALAVVVLTAMGREDNAPLMLAGFVLLGFGLETTLFGAYESMLSEAPPEQAGGAAAIGETSYQLGAGIGIALLGSVMNAAYTPGLSAVPGVPASASAAAGHSLGEAYDVAGELGGPAGVALRRAARDSFVHGLHATLLVSAGLLLLGAVMALRLPRVMQCEADVAVEVPSPRAGAGSAGHAPAVRLRSEVDVARRG